A single genomic interval of Lathyrus oleraceus cultivar Zhongwan6 chromosome 7, CAAS_Psat_ZW6_1.0, whole genome shotgun sequence harbors:
- the LOC127105996 gene encoding uncharacterized protein LOC127105996 isoform X20 gives MVKSHSNKLKMAPTLALQFLSLALFFFTNGQGIRDIKTDLQDHNYKTIGEVKQSNPNYKTIDEAKQSSYNYKIIDEVKQPNYKIANEVKKLNYNYKTADEAKQPSYIYKIADEAKQPSYIYKIADEAKQSNYVYNTVDEDKHPSYIYKTADEAKQPSYIYKTADEAKQPSYIYKTSDEAKQPSYTYKTADEAKQPSYIYKTADEAKQPTYIYKTADEAKQPSYIYKTANEIEQPSYTYKTIDEPKQPSYTYKTADEAKQPGYIYKTADEAKQPSYIYKTSDEAKQPSYTYKTVDEAKQPSYIYKTADEAKQPSYIYKTADEAKQPSYIYKTADEAKQPSYIYKTADEAKQPSYIYKTADEAKQPSYIYKTANEIEQPSYTYKTIDEPKQPSYIYKTADEAKQPSYIYKTANEIEQPSYTYKTIDEPKQPSYIYKTADEAKQPSYIYKTADEAKQPNYIYKTANETEQPSYTYNTIDEAKQPSYIYKTADEVKQPSYIYKTTDKTKQPNYIYKTTDETKQLNYNYKTVDETKQSNYNHKTVDEAKQPSYIYKTVGEAKQSNYYYKTTDEAKQPNYIYKTVDDAKQPNYIYKTVDQSKQPIYIYKTSYEAKQPSYIYKTTDEDKQPSYIYKITDKAKQPSYIYKTNDEAKHPSYIYKTYKTTSEAKHPSYNYKSINEAKHPNYHYKTTSEAKQPSYNYKTTNEAKQPSYNYKTTDEAKQLSYNYKTTDEAKQPSYNYKTIDDAKQPNYNYKTTDEVKQPNYNYETTDEVKHPSYNYKTTDETKHPNYNYKTIDEVKQLNYIYKTTDEAKQTNYNYKTTDEGKQLNYHYKANTYDPKDPFSSNSKDPTSINFDHAEAFKIGFFNLDDLYVGNVMTLQFQVQEVPDFLPREEADSIPLSISQLPNVLQLLSLREDSPQAKSMRETLEQCEAEAIAGETKICANSVESMYEFVDTIIGSKTKHTVLTTNNPSPSAIPLQKYTILKISRDIDAPKWVSCHPQSYPYAIYYCHYIATRTRVFKVSLVGDENGDKMEALGMCHLDTSDWNPNYMVFKKLGVKPGKNTPVCHFFPINHLLWLPLESTKATM, from the exons AATGGACAAGGTATCAGAGACATAAAGACAGATCTGCAAGATCATAATTATAAGACTATCGGTGAAGTCAAACAGTCCAATCCTAATTATAAGACTATCGATGAAGCCAAACAGTCCAGTTACAACTACAAGATTATCGATGAAGTCAAACAACCCAACTACAAGATTGCCAATGAAGTCAAAAAACTCAATTACAACTACAAGACCGCCGATGAAGCCAAACAGCCCAGTTACATCTACAAGATCGCCGATGAAGCCAAACAGCCCAGTTACATCTACAAGATCGCCGATGAGGCCAAACAGTCCAATTACGTCTACAACACCGTTGATGAGGACAAACACCCCAGCTACATATACAAGACCGCCGATGAAGCCAAACAACCCAGTTACATCTACAAGACCGCCGATGAGGCCAAACAACCCAGTTACATCTACAAGACTTCTGATGAGGCCAAACAACCCAGTTACACCTACAAGACCGCCGATGAGGCCAAACAACCTAGTTACATCTACAAGACTGCCGATGAGGCCAAACAACCCACTTACATCTACAAGACCGCCGATGAGGCCAAACAACCCAGTTACATCTACAAGACCGCTAACGAGATAGAACAACCAAGTTACACCTACAAGACCATCGATGAGCCCAAACAACCCAGTTACACCTACAAGACCGCCGATGAGGCCAAACAACCCGGTTACATCTACAAGACCGCCGATGAGGCCAAACAACCCAGTTACATCTACAAGACTTCTGATGAGGCCAAACAACCCAGTTACACCTACAAGACCGTCGATGAGGCCAAACAACCTAGTTACATCTACAAGACTGCCGATGAGGCCAAACAACCCAGTTACATCTACAAGACCGCCGATGAGGCCAAACAACCCAGTTACAT CTACAAGACCGCCGATGAGGCCAAACAACCCAGTTACAT CTACAAGACCGCCGATGAGGCCAAACAAC CCAGTTACATCTACAAGACCGCCGATGAGGCCAAACAACCCAGTTACATCTACAAGACCGCTAACGAGATAGAACAACCAAGTTACACCTACAAGACCATCGATGAGCCCAAACAACCCAGTTACATCTACAAGACCGCCGATGAGGCCAAACAACCCAGTTACATCTACAAGACCGCTAACGAGATAGAACAACCAAGTTACACCTACAAGACCATCGATGAGCCCAAACAACCCAGTTACATCTACAAGACCGCTGATGAGGCCAAACAACCCAGTTACATCTACAAGACCGCCGATGAGGCCAAACAACCCAATTACATCTACAAGACCGCCAACGAGACAGAACAACCAAGTTACACCTACAACACCATCGATGAGGCTAAACAACCCAGTTACATATACAAGACTGCTGATGAGGTCAAACAACCCAGTTACATCTATAAGACCACTGATAAGACCAAACAACCCAATTACATCTACAAGACCACCGATGAAACCAAACAACTCAATTACAACTACAAGACTGTCGATGAAACCAAACAGTCCAATTACAACCATAAGACTGTCGATGAGGCCAAACAACCCAGTTACATCTACAAGACCGTCGGTGAAGCCAAACAGTCAAATTACTACTATAAGACTACCGATGAAGCCAAACAGCCTAATTACATCTACAAGACCGTCGATGACGCCAAACAACCCAATTACATCTACAAAACCGTCGATCAGTCCAAACAACCCATTTACATCTACAAGACCTCATATGAGGCCAAACAGCCTAGTTACATCTACAAGACCACTGATGAGGACAAACAACCCAGTTACATCTATAAGATCACCGATAAGGCCAAACAACCCAGTTACATCTACAAGACCAACGATGAGGCCAAACATCCCAGTTACATTTACAAGACCTATAAGACCACCAGTGAAGCCAAACACCCCAGCTACAACTACAAGAGCATCAACGAAGCCAAACACCCCAACTACCACTACAAGACCACCAGTGAAGCCAAACAACCCAGCTACAACTACAAGACCACCAATGAAGCCAAACAACCCAGCTACAACTACAAGACCACCGATGAAGCCAAACAACTCAGCTACAACTACAAGACCACCGATGAAGCCAAACAACCCAGCTACAACTACAAGACCATTGATGATGCCAAACAACCAAACTACAACTACAAGACCACCGATGAAGTCAAACAACCCAACTACAACTACGAGACCACCGATGAAGTCAAACATCCCAGTTACAACTACAAGACCACCGATGAAACCAAACACCCCAATTACAACTACAAGACCATCGATGAAGTCAAGCAGCTCAATTACATCTACAAGACTACCGATGAAGCCAAACAAACCAATTATAATTATAAGACTACTGATGAAGGCAAACAACTTAATTATCATTACAAGGCTAATACCTATGATCCAAAAGACCCTTTTTCTTCCAACTCAAAAGATCCTACTTCAATTAACTTTGATCATGCAGAAGCTTTTAAGATAGGATTTTTCAATTTGGATGATCTTTATGTTGGAAATGTGATGACCCTCCAATTTCAAGTCCAAGAGGTTCCTGATTTCCTTCCAAGAGAAGAGGCTGACTCAATTCCTCTCTCAATTTCACAACTCCCAAATGTTCTCCAACTCTTATCACTCCGTGAAGATTCTCCTCAAGCAAAATCAATGAGAGAAACACTTGAGCAATGTGAAGCAGAAGCAATAGCAGGGGAGACTAAGATATGCGCCAACTCTGTAGAGTCCATGTATGAATTTGTTGACACAATAATTGGTTCAAAAACCAAACATACTGTTCTTACTACCAATAACCCATCCCCCTCAGCCATCCCTCTTCAGAAATACACCATTTTAAAAATATCACGTGACATTGATGCTCCTAAATGGGTATCTTGCCATCCCCAATCATATCCATATGCCATTTACTATTGCCACTACATAGCTACAAGAACTAGAGTGTTCAAGGTCTCACTGGTTGGTGATGAGAATGGAGATAAAATGGAAGCTTTGGGCATGTGCCATTTGGATACATCTGATTGGAACCCAAATTATATGGTATTCAAGAAATTAGGAGTCAAGCCAGGAAAGAATACACCAGTGTGTCACTTCTTTCCTATAAATCATCTTTTGTGGCTTCCGTTGGAGTCTACAAAAGCCACCATGTGA
- the LOC127105996 gene encoding uncharacterized protein LOC127105996 isoform X3 produces the protein MVKSHSNKLKMAPTLALQFLSLALFFFTNGQGIRDIKTDLQDHNYKTIGEVKQSNPNYKTIDEAKQSSYNYKIIDEVKQPNYKIANEVKKLNYNYKTADEAKQPSYIYKIADEAKQPSYIYKIADEAKQSNYVYNTVDEDKHPSYIYKTADEAKQPSYIYKTADEAKQPSYIYKTSDEAKQPSYTYKTADEAKQPSYIYKTADEAKQPTYIYKTADEAKQPSYIYKTANEIEQPSYTYKTIDEPKQPSYTYKTADEAKQPGYIYKTADEAKQPSYIYKTSDEAKQPSYTYKTVDEAKQPSYIYKTADEAKQPSYIYKTADEAKQPSYIYKTANEIEQPSYTYKTADEAKQPSYIYKTADKAKQPSYIYKTSDEAKQPSYTYKTADEAKQPSYIYKTADEAKQPSYIYKTADEAKQPSYIYKTANEIEQPSYTYKTIDEPKQPSYIYKTADEAKQPSYIYKTANEIEQPSYTYKTIDEPKQPSYIYKTADEAKQPSYIYKTADEAKQPNYIYKTANETEQPSYTYNTIDEAKQPSYIYKTADEVKQPSYIYKTTDKTKQPNYIYKTTDETKQLNYNYKTVDETKQSNYNHKTVDEAKQPSYIYKTVGEAKQSNYYYKTTDEAKQPNYIYKTVDDAKQPNYIYKTVDQSKQPIYIYKTSYEAKQPSYIYKTTDEDKQPSYIYKITDKAKQPSYIYKTNDEAKHPSYIYKTYKTTSEAKHPSYNYKSINEAKHPNYHYKTTSEAKQPSYNYKTTNEAKQPSYNYKTTDEAKQLSYNYKTTDEAKQPSYNYKTIDDAKQPNYNYKTTDEVKQPNYNYETTDEVKHPSYNYKTTDETKHPNYNYKTIDEVKQLNYIYKTTDEAKQTNYNYKTTDEGKQLNYHYKANTYDPKDPFSSNSKDPTSINFDHAEAFKIGFFNLDDLYVGNVMTLQFQVQEVPDFLPREEADSIPLSISQLPNVLQLLSLREDSPQAKSMRETLEQCEAEAIAGETKICANSVESMYEFVDTIIGSKTKHTVLTTNNPSPSAIPLQKYTILKISRDIDAPKWVSCHPQSYPYAIYYCHYIATRTRVFKVSLVGDENGDKMEALGMCHLDTSDWNPNYMVFKKLGVKPGKNTPVCHFFPINHLLWLPLESTKATM, from the exons AATGGACAAGGTATCAGAGACATAAAGACAGATCTGCAAGATCATAATTATAAGACTATCGGTGAAGTCAAACAGTCCAATCCTAATTATAAGACTATCGATGAAGCCAAACAGTCCAGTTACAACTACAAGATTATCGATGAAGTCAAACAACCCAACTACAAGATTGCCAATGAAGTCAAAAAACTCAATTACAACTACAAGACCGCCGATGAAGCCAAACAGCCCAGTTACATCTACAAGATCGCCGATGAAGCCAAACAGCCCAGTTACATCTACAAGATCGCCGATGAGGCCAAACAGTCCAATTACGTCTACAACACCGTTGATGAGGACAAACACCCCAGCTACATATACAAGACCGCCGATGAAGCCAAACAACCCAGTTACATCTACAAGACCGCCGATGAGGCCAAACAACCCAGTTACATCTACAAGACTTCTGATGAGGCCAAACAACCCAGTTACACCTACAAGACCGCCGATGAGGCCAAACAACCTAGTTACATCTACAAGACTGCCGATGAGGCCAAACAACCCACTTACATCTACAAGACCGCCGATGAGGCCAAACAACCCAGTTACATCTACAAGACCGCTAACGAGATAGAACAACCAAGTTACACCTACAAGACCATCGATGAGCCCAAACAACCCAGTTACACCTACAAGACCGCCGATGAGGCCAAACAACCCGGTTACATCTACAAGACCGCCGATGAGGCCAAACAACCCAGTTACATCTACAAGACTTCTGATGAGGCCAAACAACCCAGTTACACCTACAAGACCGTCGATGAGGCCAAACAACCTAGTTACATCTACAAGACTGCCGATGAGGCCAAACAACCCAGTTACATCTACAAGACCGCCGATGAGGCCAAACAACCCAGTTACATCTACAAGACCGCTAACGAGATAGAACAACCAAGTTACAC CTACAAGACCGCCGATGAGGCCAAACAACCCAGTTACATCTACAAGACCGCCGATAAGGCCAAACAACCCAGTTACATCTACAAGACTTCTGATGAGGCCAAACAACCCAGTTACACCTACAAGACCGCCGATGAGGCCAAACAACCTAGTTACATCTACAAGACTGCCGATGAGGCCAAACAACCCAGTTACATCTACAAGACCGCCGATGAGGCCAAACAACCCAGTTACATCTACAAGACCGCTAACGAGATAGAACAACCAAGTTACACCTACAAGACCATCGATGAGCCCAAACAACCCAGTTACATCTACAAGACCGCCGATGAGGCCAAACAACCCAGTTACATCTACAAGACCGCTAACGAGATAGAACAACCAAGTTACACCTACAAGACCATCGATGAGCCCAAACAACCCAGTTACATCTACAAGACCGCTGATGAGGCCAAACAACCCAGTTACATCTACAAGACCGCCGATGAGGCCAAACAACCCAATTACATCTACAAGACCGCCAACGAGACAGAACAACCAAGTTACACCTACAACACCATCGATGAGGCTAAACAACCCAGTTACATATACAAGACTGCTGATGAGGTCAAACAACCCAGTTACATCTATAAGACCACTGATAAGACCAAACAACCCAATTACATCTACAAGACCACCGATGAAACCAAACAACTCAATTACAACTACAAGACTGTCGATGAAACCAAACAGTCCAATTACAACCATAAGACTGTCGATGAGGCCAAACAACCCAGTTACATCTACAAGACCGTCGGTGAAGCCAAACAGTCAAATTACTACTATAAGACTACCGATGAAGCCAAACAGCCTAATTACATCTACAAGACCGTCGATGACGCCAAACAACCCAATTACATCTACAAAACCGTCGATCAGTCCAAACAACCCATTTACATCTACAAGACCTCATATGAGGCCAAACAGCCTAGTTACATCTACAAGACCACTGATGAGGACAAACAACCCAGTTACATCTATAAGATCACCGATAAGGCCAAACAACCCAGTTACATCTACAAGACCAACGATGAGGCCAAACATCCCAGTTACATTTACAAGACCTATAAGACCACCAGTGAAGCCAAACACCCCAGCTACAACTACAAGAGCATCAACGAAGCCAAACACCCCAACTACCACTACAAGACCACCAGTGAAGCCAAACAACCCAGCTACAACTACAAGACCACCAATGAAGCCAAACAACCCAGCTACAACTACAAGACCACCGATGAAGCCAAACAACTCAGCTACAACTACAAGACCACCGATGAAGCCAAACAACCCAGCTACAACTACAAGACCATTGATGATGCCAAACAACCAAACTACAACTACAAGACCACCGATGAAGTCAAACAACCCAACTACAACTACGAGACCACCGATGAAGTCAAACATCCCAGTTACAACTACAAGACCACCGATGAAACCAAACACCCCAATTACAACTACAAGACCATCGATGAAGTCAAGCAGCTCAATTACATCTACAAGACTACCGATGAAGCCAAACAAACCAATTATAATTATAAGACTACTGATGAAGGCAAACAACTTAATTATCATTACAAGGCTAATACCTATGATCCAAAAGACCCTTTTTCTTCCAACTCAAAAGATCCTACTTCAATTAACTTTGATCATGCAGAAGCTTTTAAGATAGGATTTTTCAATTTGGATGATCTTTATGTTGGAAATGTGATGACCCTCCAATTTCAAGTCCAAGAGGTTCCTGATTTCCTTCCAAGAGAAGAGGCTGACTCAATTCCTCTCTCAATTTCACAACTCCCAAATGTTCTCCAACTCTTATCACTCCGTGAAGATTCTCCTCAAGCAAAATCAATGAGAGAAACACTTGAGCAATGTGAAGCAGAAGCAATAGCAGGGGAGACTAAGATATGCGCCAACTCTGTAGAGTCCATGTATGAATTTGTTGACACAATAATTGGTTCAAAAACCAAACATACTGTTCTTACTACCAATAACCCATCCCCCTCAGCCATCCCTCTTCAGAAATACACCATTTTAAAAATATCACGTGACATTGATGCTCCTAAATGGGTATCTTGCCATCCCCAATCATATCCATATGCCATTTACTATTGCCACTACATAGCTACAAGAACTAGAGTGTTCAAGGTCTCACTGGTTGGTGATGAGAATGGAGATAAAATGGAAGCTTTGGGCATGTGCCATTTGGATACATCTGATTGGAACCCAAATTATATGGTATTCAAGAAATTAGGAGTCAAGCCAGGAAAGAATACACCAGTGTGTCACTTCTTTCCTATAAATCATCTTTTGTGGCTTCCGTTGGAGTCTACAAAAGCCACCATGTGA